One part of the Moraxella sp. FZFQ2102 genome encodes these proteins:
- the zupT gene encoding zinc transporter ZupT has protein sequence MSAAVGIDMLDNVLIALVITLAAGMATVFGSALVFFQKTPSPRLLAFGLAFAAGAMVFVSLTEIFGKSVNSFGQLNGHGTLWATAAFLLGLVMVLMLDRLIPNPHETLDVNDPQFQDGQKTMLKRIGLMSALAITAHNLPEGLATFFATMDSPTVGAPLAFAIAVHNIPEGISIAAPIYFATQNKRLTVMACLVSGLAEPFGALMGYFVLKPFLSADVFGWVFGIIAGTMVFLAMDELLPAAKRYSDGHETVYGLVGGMAMIAISLALFSMT, from the coding sequence ATGAGTGCAGCTGTGGGTATTGATATGCTTGATAATGTTCTAATTGCGCTTGTGATTACTTTGGCTGCCGGCATGGCGACGGTGTTTGGTAGTGCTTTGGTATTTTTCCAAAAAACCCCAAGCCCAAGATTGCTTGCCTTTGGTCTCGCCTTTGCGGCAGGGGCGATGGTCTTTGTTTCTTTGACGGAGATTTTTGGCAAGTCAGTCAATAGCTTTGGGCAGTTAAATGGTCATGGCACACTGTGGGCGACGGCAGCATTTTTGCTCGGGCTTGTGATGGTGCTGATGCTCGATCGCTTGATTCCCAATCCGCACGAGACATTGGATGTCAATGATCCGCAGTTCCAAGATGGTCAAAAAACCATGCTCAAGCGCATCGGTCTGATGTCAGCGCTTGCCATTACTGCACATAATCTGCCTGAAGGGTTGGCGACATTTTTTGCGACGATGGACAGTCCGACAGTGGGTGCGCCATTGGCATTTGCTATTGCGGTGCATAATATTCCTGAAGGGATCTCTATCGCAGCACCGATTTATTTTGCCACGCAGAATAAGCGGCTGACTGTGATGGCGTGTCTGGTCTCAGGGCTTGCTGAGCCATTTGGCGCATTGATGGGTTATTTTGTGCTGAAGCCATTTTTATCCGCTGATGTATTTGGTTGGGTGTTTGGTATTATTGCAGGGACGATGGTATTTTTGGCGATGGATGAGCTGTTACCTGCTGCCAAGCGATATTCTGACGGACATGAGACGGTGTATGGCTTGGTCGGTGGTATGGCGATGATTGCCATCAGTTTGGCATTATTTAGCATGACCTAA
- a CDS encoding DUF2057 domain-containing protein, whose protein sequence is MKTVKLLTIAAAAIMSGSALAQVTLNVDDNIKVTAINGKEVRHGLLQPLKQSFTLEPGQHVITARYDRLFNLNSDNHDYLKSGNITVAAELADNQTYQLIMPNQPNTYNAAKDYVKAPSLAIAQNGKIIAQEDSSEDRNGVFANLTNSIGGIFSRGDSALSANQRTITAINQQQATAPVAPAVSAPRAQNNLDGFMQLWLNSSDEEREKIRQWIEK, encoded by the coding sequence ATGAAAACAGTAAAATTGCTCACCATCGCCGCCGCTGCTATTATGAGTGGTAGTGCTTTGGCACAAGTCACGCTGAATGTCGATGACAACATCAAAGTTACCGCTATCAATGGCAAAGAAGTGCGTCACGGCCTGTTGCAGCCGCTGAAGCAAAGCTTTACGCTTGAACCAGGTCAGCATGTGATCACCGCGCGTTATGATCGCTTGTTCAACCTAAATAGCGACAACCACGATTATCTAAAATCAGGTAACATCACCGTTGCTGCTGAATTGGCTGATAACCAAACCTATCAGCTGATCATGCCAAATCAGCCAAATACTTATAACGCCGCTAAGGACTATGTCAAAGCGCCAAGCCTTGCCATCGCCCAAAACGGTAAAATCATCGCCCAAGAAGACAGCAGCGAAGATCGCAATGGTGTCTTTGCCAACCTAACCAACTCAATCGGTGGCATCTTCAGCCGTGGCGACTCGGCACTGAGCGCCAATCAGCGCACCATCACTGCCATCAATCAGCAACAAGCCACCGCCCCTGTCGCGCCTGCTGTATCTGCACCACGCGCGCAGAATAACTTGGATGGCTTTATGCAACTGTGGCTGAACTCCAGCGACGAAGAGCGCGAAAAGATCCGCCAATGGATTGAAAAATAA
- the purM gene encoding phosphoribosylformylglycinamidine cyclo-ligase translates to MTQQTSLSYKDAGVDIDAGEALVSRIKSVAKATSRPEVMGGLGGFGALCRIPTGYKSPLLVSGTDGVGTKLKLALQLNRHETIGQDLVAMCVNDLLVCGAEPLFFLDYYATGKLDVDTAATVIAGIGDGCQLANCALIGGETAEMPGMYQDEDYDLAGFCVGVVEESEVITGDNVQQGDVLIALASSGAHSNGYSLIRKVIEVTGTDVASEKLGERSLADALMAPTRIYVKSVNALQKSLGNANIHAMAHITGGGLTENLPRVLPENLAAQIDTSSWALPEVFQWLQKGGNIEMLEMYRTFNCGVGFILAIPADKAEQAMSELSASGETVWKIGEIVERTDKAVVYI, encoded by the coding sequence ATGACACAGCAAACTTCACTCAGTTATAAAGACGCAGGCGTGGATATTGACGCAGGCGAAGCGTTGGTTTCTCGTATCAAATCGGTGGCAAAGGCTACTTCTCGACCTGAAGTGATGGGTGGCTTGGGTGGTTTTGGTGCATTGTGCCGTATTCCAACAGGCTATAAATCACCGCTATTGGTCTCTGGTACGGACGGTGTCGGTACTAAGCTAAAGTTGGCTCTACAGCTGAATCGCCATGAGACCATCGGTCAAGACTTGGTGGCGATGTGTGTCAATGACCTACTGGTTTGTGGTGCTGAGCCGCTGTTTTTCTTAGATTATTATGCAACAGGCAAACTGGATGTCGATACAGCAGCGACGGTGATCGCTGGTATTGGTGATGGCTGTCAGCTTGCCAACTGTGCCCTAATCGGTGGTGAGACTGCTGAGATGCCAGGGATGTACCAAGATGAAGATTATGACTTGGCAGGTTTTTGTGTTGGTGTGGTCGAAGAGTCTGAAGTCATCACAGGCGACAATGTTCAACAAGGCGATGTGCTGATTGCATTGGCATCAAGTGGTGCACACTCAAACGGTTATTCGCTAATCCGTAAAGTCATTGAAGTGACTGGTACAGATGTGGCGAGTGAAAAATTGGGCGAGCGTTCATTGGCGGATGCGCTGATGGCGCCAACACGCATCTATGTCAAATCTGTCAATGCGCTTCAAAAATCACTGGGCAATGCCAATATCCATGCGATGGCACACATTACAGGTGGTGGCCTGACTGAGAACTTGCCGCGTGTATTGCCTGAGAACTTGGCTGCACAAATTGACACATCAAGCTGGGCACTGCCAGAAGTGTTCCAGTGGCTACAAAAAGGCGGCAACATTGAGATGCTTGAGATGTATCGCACCTTCAACTGTGGCGTGGGCTTTATTCTAGCCATCCCTGCGGACAAGGCTGAGCAAGCGATGAGCGAGCTGTCTGCTAGTGGCGAGACCGTCTGGAAAATCGGTGAAATCGTCGAACGCACCGATAAAGCTGTGGTGTATATCTGA
- a CDS encoding DnaA ATPase domain-containing protein, which produces MTDLFSQDSLNIDIRQEISLADFSSAGYRPIIDAVARLVDGSLRELFIVGGKGFGKTRLASAIYDHYVKQTQKMAISLHLDELIDEDPHATALAGLEMFDLIIIDDLQLVRQNYEWQEGLFHLINRIHEHKKQLLYFADDTARELELSLHDLHTRLSLAPMLNMPDHDDINDRKILIDTILKKKNWRLPEEILDYLLHEGPRNAGDINIVLSHITPLLTRLSRVQIPKKTITEAKNIILRETFMLEVSEGE; this is translated from the coding sequence ATGACCGATTTATTTTCGCAAGATTCCTTGAACATTGATATCCGCCAAGAGATCAGCTTGGCGGACTTTAGCTCAGCAGGATATCGCCCCATCATCGATGCGGTGGCAAGGCTTGTCGATGGCTCACTGCGCGAGCTGTTCATCGTCGGCGGTAAGGGTTTTGGCAAGACGCGCCTTGCCAGTGCGATTTACGATCATTATGTCAAGCAAACGCAAAAGATGGCGATCAGCCTGCACTTAGATGAGCTCATTGATGAAGATCCGCACGCCACTGCATTGGCAGGACTTGAGATGTTCGATTTGATCATTATCGATGACTTGCAGCTGGTGCGCCAAAATTATGAATGGCAAGAAGGCTTATTTCACCTAATCAATCGCATTCATGAGCACAAAAAACAGCTGCTGTATTTTGCCGATGATACCGCACGCGAACTTGAGCTCAGTCTTCATGATCTGCACACACGGCTATCGCTTGCGCCGATGCTCAATATGCCTGATCATGATGACATCAATGATCGCAAGATTTTGATCGATACGATTTTAAAGAAGAAAAATTGGCGACTGCCTGAAGAGATTTTGGACTATTTATTACACGAAGGACCGAGAAACGCAGGTGATATCAATATTGTGCTTAGCCACATCACACCGCTACTGACTCGACTGTCGCGTGTGCAAATTCCCAAAAAAACCATCACCGAAGCCAAAAATATCATCCTTCGCGAAACTTTCATGCTTGAAGTCAGTGAAGGAGAATAA
- a CDS encoding AI-2E family transporter, with product MYRTGIDPFFRRLLILSAVGLFLYTLFLMKSVIAPFVASFILAYFLNPLVSIVGRFMPRILAISLVYVSGGVIAVAFFVWLVPLLWAQLELLWQSLPAAVLWYNDVVRPWISMHTNADLLPLDVNVLSNAALEFFQKNYQFADAQSFIRQALSSGMTFANSFGLLVMIPILAFYFLLGWDQRLATWQSAIPKPYTKKVVEITKDCHEALMSFAKGQLLVMVLLGTIYAVQLELIGLKLGLIIGISAGIASFVPYLGFGVGIIAALIAGVFQFGFDWLQLGLIVGAFMVGQALEGYVLQPLLLGNKIGLSPLWVIFSVLAGAAVFGFVGMLIALPVSAVLNVLFYHAYQAYLDSDWYKGRRQYQLFRRDE from the coding sequence ATGTATCGCACTGGCATTGACCCATTTTTTCGCCGTTTATTGATTTTATCAGCGGTTGGATTGTTTTTGTATACGCTGTTTTTAATGAAGTCTGTCATCGCACCGTTTGTGGCGTCATTTATTCTGGCATACTTTCTAAATCCCTTGGTCAGTATCGTCGGTCGTTTTATGCCACGCATTTTGGCAATCAGCCTAGTGTATGTGAGTGGCGGTGTGATTGCGGTGGCTTTTTTTGTATGGCTTGTACCACTGCTTTGGGCACAGCTTGAACTACTATGGCAGTCACTACCGGCAGCGGTACTTTGGTACAATGATGTTGTGCGTCCATGGATCTCAATGCATACCAATGCCGATTTGTTACCACTGGATGTCAATGTGCTATCCAATGCCGCTTTGGAATTTTTTCAAAAAAACTATCAATTTGCCGATGCTCAAAGCTTTATTCGTCAGGCGCTCAGCTCTGGTATGACTTTTGCCAATAGCTTTGGGCTTTTGGTGATGATTCCAATTTTAGCATTTTATTTTTTATTGGGCTGGGATCAGCGTCTTGCTACTTGGCAATCCGCCATCCCAAAACCATATACCAAAAAAGTTGTCGAAATCACCAAGGACTGTCACGAAGCACTGATGAGTTTTGCCAAGGGTCAGCTACTTGTCATGGTACTCCTTGGCACGATTTATGCCGTGCAACTCGAGCTGATTGGACTCAAGCTTGGTCTGATCATCGGCATCTCAGCAGGCATTGCAAGCTTTGTACCCTACCTTGGCTTTGGCGTTGGCATCATCGCTGCTCTGATTGCTGGCGTGTTTCAATTTGGCTTTGATTGGTTGCAGCTTGGTTTGATTGTCGGTGCTTTTATGGTTGGACAAGCCTTAGAAGGCTATGTACTACAGCCGCTACTGCTTGGCAATAAAATTGGTCTGTCGCCACTATGGGTGATTTTCTCAGTACTTGCCGGTGCAGCGGTTTTTGGCTTTGTCGGGATGCTCATTGCTCTACCCGTCTCTGCGGTGCTCAATGTGCTTTTTTATCATGCTTATCAAGCGTATCTGGACAGTGATTGGTACAAAGGGCGCAGGCAGTATCAGCTGTTTAGGCGTGATGAATGA